The proteins below come from a single Roseiflexus sp. RS-1 genomic window:
- a CDS encoding RtcB family protein: MFRMIDGIPVWGEHDEGTIEQIKRCASDREAVKAALMADGHLGYSMPIGGVVAYRDAVSPSGVGYDISCGIKGVRTNLRADDIRKDIKRIMDQVAREVVFGLGGTSGKAADHPLFDDPTWRDLPQVGKLRQLAREQLGTVGSGNHWVDILEDEEGWVWVAAHFGSRGLGHRIASGFLNLAHGKPFDAPAPGESMQQPATVISLRSDLGQAYWQAMTLAGRYAYAGRDFVVQQVLDILGAQVTEEVHNHHNYAWKEKVNGEELIVVRKGATPAWPGQRGFVGGSMGDISVVVEGVESDESRLALHSTIHGAGRVMSRIQAAGKRRWVRRNGRRVQEVVKPGKISREMMLEAVRRAGVELRGGGTDESPHVYRPLQEVLAHHANTIKIVHTLKPMGVAMAGEDVFDPYKD, from the coding sequence ATGTTTCGCATGATTGATGGCATTCCTGTCTGGGGTGAACACGATGAGGGAACCATCGAGCAGATCAAACGGTGCGCCAGCGACCGGGAAGCGGTCAAGGCTGCACTGATGGCTGATGGGCACCTCGGATACAGCATGCCGATCGGCGGCGTCGTCGCATACCGCGATGCCGTCAGTCCCAGCGGCGTGGGGTACGACATTTCATGCGGCATCAAAGGTGTGCGCACCAACCTGCGCGCCGACGACATTCGCAAGGATATCAAACGCATCATGGATCAGGTTGCGCGCGAGGTGGTTTTCGGTCTTGGCGGAACGAGCGGTAAGGCTGCCGATCATCCACTCTTCGACGATCCCACATGGCGCGATCTGCCGCAGGTCGGCAAACTGCGCCAGCTGGCGCGTGAGCAACTCGGTACGGTTGGTTCAGGCAACCATTGGGTCGATATTCTTGAGGACGAAGAGGGGTGGGTGTGGGTCGCCGCCCATTTTGGCAGCCGCGGTCTCGGTCATCGCATCGCCAGCGGCTTCCTCAACCTGGCGCACGGGAAACCGTTCGACGCGCCCGCGCCGGGTGAGTCGATGCAGCAACCAGCAACGGTCATCTCGCTACGCAGCGACCTGGGACAGGCATACTGGCAGGCGATGACCCTCGCCGGGCGTTATGCCTATGCGGGACGCGATTTTGTGGTGCAGCAGGTGCTCGACATTCTCGGCGCACAGGTAACGGAAGAGGTTCACAATCACCACAACTACGCCTGGAAAGAAAAGGTGAACGGCGAGGAGTTGATCGTTGTGCGCAAGGGCGCCACACCTGCCTGGCCCGGTCAGCGCGGGTTCGTCGGCGGTTCGATGGGCGACATTAGCGTGGTCGTCGAGGGGGTCGAGAGCGACGAATCACGCCTGGCGCTGCACAGCACCATCCATGGCGCAGGGCGCGTGATGAGTCGCATCCAGGCGGCTGGCAAGCGGCGCTGGGTCCGGCGCAACGGACGGCGGGTGCAGGAGGTCGTCAAACCGGGTAAAATCTCCCGTGAAATGATGCTCGAAGCAGTACGGCGCGCAGGGGTCGAACTGCGCGGCGGCGGTACAGACGAAAGCCCGCACGTCTACCGACCGCTGCAGGAGGTGCTGGCGCACCACGCCAACACTATCAAGATCGTCCATACGCTCAAGCCGATGGGGGTGGCGATGGCGGGTGAAGATGTGTTCGACCCCTACAAAGATTGA
- a CDS encoding DNA-methyltransferase, producing MADDLTLTRLNRIIQGDCMEELAALSDESIDLTLFSPPYDGIRDYKKNWSFDIVELGDQLYRVTKDGGVVVVIIGDGTRQFAKSLTSFRLAVSWVDEIGWKLFECVIYHRDGNPGAWWNQRFRVDHEYVLIFFKGERPKTFQKDHLMVPSKHAGKIYSGTDRLTNGGFKRITPKAVNPLKCRGTVWRYATSNTEGNRLKLQHPATFPDKLAEDIILCFSQPGDIVLDPMCGSGTTCVMARNHQRHFIGIEISPEYCEIAGKRLAMEHQPAEQQTLFYGI from the coding sequence ATGGCTGACGACCTGACACTCACGCGATTGAACCGGATTATCCAGGGCGATTGTATGGAGGAACTTGCCGCACTCAGCGACGAGTCGATCGATCTCACCCTGTTTTCACCGCCGTATGATGGTATTCGAGACTACAAGAAGAACTGGTCGTTCGACATTGTCGAACTCGGCGACCAACTGTACCGGGTGACAAAAGACGGCGGCGTGGTTGTGGTCATTATCGGCGACGGAACCAGGCAATTCGCCAAATCACTGACATCCTTCCGTCTGGCAGTCTCATGGGTTGATGAAATCGGCTGGAAACTCTTTGAGTGCGTGATCTATCATCGCGATGGCAACCCCGGCGCGTGGTGGAATCAGCGGTTCCGTGTCGATCACGAGTACGTGCTGATCTTTTTTAAAGGAGAGCGACCGAAAACATTTCAGAAAGATCACCTTATGGTTCCAAGCAAACACGCCGGGAAAATCTACTCAGGGACGGATCGCCTGACCAATGGCGGATTCAAGCGCATCACCCCCAAAGCAGTCAATCCTTTGAAATGCAGAGGGACGGTCTGGCGATACGCAACCAGCAACACGGAGGGCAATCGTCTGAAACTGCAACATCCGGCAACCTTTCCCGATAAACTCGCAGAGGACATTATTCTCTGCTTTTCCCAACCGGGGGACATCGTTCTGGATCCAATGTGTGGGAGCGGAACGACGTGCGTCATGGCGCGGAACCATCAGCGTCACTTTATCGGAATCGAGATAAGTCCAGAGTATTGTGAGATTGCCGGAAAACGCCTGGCAATGGAGCATCAGCCTGCCGAACAGCAAACTCTGTTCTATGGAATTTGA
- a CDS encoding metal-dependent transcriptional regulator, with protein sequence MNGWVVLILLCGIVWMALPRIGLLAFYRTWRATRERELVEDALKYLLNREHQGRHATPESLSGALALPRARSMRLIEKMEAQGLLETRGAELHLTPEGERWALHVVRAHRLWERYLADEARMPLARVHDEAQRREHTLTAAQLDELEAAMGYPRRDPHGDPIPNREGSLSDVAGIPLTAWPLDTPGRIVHLEDEPAIAYAQILAVGLRLGQVVRVLERTPERLVLSDGEHEYRLAPAVAVNVTLAPLTEEEAARNHAIPLSDVPLHQSAEIVALDDALQGFTRRRLLDLGLTPGAVVYPELQNVFADPRAYRVRGTLIALRRDQADRIWVRPHRSN encoded by the coding sequence ATGAATGGATGGGTTGTGTTGATTCTCCTGTGCGGCATCGTATGGATGGCGCTTCCCAGAATCGGTCTGCTTGCGTTCTACCGCACCTGGCGGGCGACGCGCGAGCGGGAACTGGTTGAGGATGCGCTCAAGTATCTGCTCAACCGCGAGCATCAGGGGCGTCATGCCACGCCGGAGTCGCTCAGTGGGGCGCTGGCGCTGCCACGTGCGCGGAGTATGCGCCTGATCGAAAAGATGGAAGCACAGGGTTTGCTTGAAACGCGCGGCGCAGAACTGCACCTGACGCCAGAAGGCGAGCGTTGGGCGCTGCACGTGGTGCGCGCGCATCGGCTCTGGGAACGCTATCTGGCGGACGAAGCGCGCATGCCGCTGGCGCGGGTGCACGATGAGGCGCAGCGGCGCGAACATACGTTGACCGCGGCGCAACTGGACGAACTGGAAGCGGCGATGGGCTATCCCCGGCGCGATCCGCACGGCGACCCGATCCCGAACCGTGAGGGGTCGTTGTCCGATGTGGCAGGAATTCCGCTTACCGCCTGGCCCCTCGACACGCCGGGACGCATTGTGCATCTGGAGGACGAACCGGCGATTGCCTATGCGCAGATTCTGGCGGTTGGTCTGCGCCTGGGGCAGGTTGTGCGGGTGCTGGAGCGGACACCGGAGCGCCTGGTGTTGAGCGACGGCGAGCATGAGTACCGTCTGGCGCCTGCTGTCGCGGTCAATGTCACGCTGGCGCCGCTGACGGAAGAGGAGGCGGCTCGTAACCACGCGATCCCGCTGAGCGACGTGCCCCTGCACCAATCGGCTGAGATCGTCGCGCTGGATGACGCACTGCAAGGGTTTACCCGGCGCCGGTTGCTCGACCTGGGGTTGACGCCTGGTGCAGTGGTGTACCCTGAATTGCAGAATGTTTTCGCCGATCCGCGCGCCTACCGCGTGCGCGGGACGTTGATCGCACTCCGACGGGATCAGGCCGATCGTATCTGGGTCAGGCCCCATCGTTCGAATTGA
- the ligA gene encoding NAD-dependent DNA ligase LigA: MNNDHLTRRVEALREQIRYHNYRYYVLDEPVISDAEYDALMRELRALEAAHPELVTPDSPTQRVGAPPGEQFAKVQHVVPMLSLANASDEAEVRAWYDRVVRLLGNDARVAFVVEPKIDGLAVTLIYRNGILVRGATRGDGETGEDVTANLRTIPGIPLRLGAFASNPEGQTNGAPVQAVIPPLIEVRGEVYMRIADFLRLNEQLAASGEKVAANPRNAAAGSLRQKDPAITARRPLRFFAYGIGQIEGVQVQTQWETLNLLRTLGFPVNRDARRFERLDDALAYCREWMTRRDELEYEVDGVVIKIDSLAQQAQLGVVGRDPRWAIAFKFPAREAVSRLIDIVVNVGRTGVITPNAVIEPVNIGGVTVRNASLHNADYIAERDIRIGDYVIVKRAGDVIPYIVGPIVARRDGSERPWQMPATCPACGTPLERAEGEVAYRCPNFGICPAQITRRIEHFVSRGAMDIAGIGEKQVQLFVERGWVQDVADLYTLTPDHFANVEGYGPKRVANLLSAIAGSKNRPLHRLIVGLGIRYVGEVVAQILADHFGSLDALAAASADEIDALEGIGPAIAASVAAYFARPESKALIAKLKRAGVRTEAQETARASRGNALAGKTFVITGTLPSMSREEASALITAHGGKVSGSVSKKTDYLVIGAEPGGTKFAKAQELGIPMIDEAGLLALIGSGRTADDQATPASDRRAATASVPPSDDAPGSPRQLDFDLT; this comes from the coding sequence ATGAACAACGACCACCTCACACGCCGCGTTGAAGCGCTGCGTGAACAGATCCGCTACCACAACTACCGCTATTACGTCCTCGACGAACCGGTCATCAGCGACGCCGAGTACGATGCGCTGATGCGCGAACTGCGCGCGCTCGAAGCGGCACACCCCGAACTTGTCACCCCCGACTCGCCGACGCAGCGGGTTGGCGCGCCGCCGGGTGAGCAGTTCGCTAAAGTGCAGCACGTCGTGCCGATGCTGTCGCTCGCCAATGCGTCCGACGAGGCTGAGGTGCGCGCCTGGTACGACCGGGTGGTGCGTTTGCTTGGCAACGATGCGCGGGTTGCATTCGTCGTCGAGCCGAAGATCGATGGGCTGGCGGTGACCCTGATCTATCGCAACGGCATCCTGGTGCGCGGCGCGACCCGCGGCGACGGTGAGACCGGCGAGGATGTGACCGCTAACCTGCGCACTATTCCCGGCATTCCATTGCGCCTGGGCGCATTTGCCAGCAACCCCGAAGGGCAAACGAATGGCGCACCGGTTCAGGCGGTCATTCCGCCGTTGATCGAAGTGCGCGGCGAAGTGTATATGCGCATCGCCGACTTTCTACGCCTGAATGAACAACTGGCGGCATCCGGCGAGAAAGTCGCCGCCAATCCGCGCAATGCGGCTGCCGGTTCGTTGCGCCAGAAAGACCCGGCGATCACTGCGCGGCGTCCGTTGCGCTTCTTTGCCTACGGCATCGGGCAGATCGAGGGAGTGCAGGTGCAGACGCAGTGGGAAACGCTCAACCTCCTCCGCACGCTCGGTTTTCCGGTCAACCGCGATGCGCGCCGCTTCGAGCGCCTGGATGATGCGCTGGCGTACTGCCGCGAGTGGATGACGCGCCGCGACGAACTGGAGTACGAGGTTGACGGCGTGGTGATCAAGATCGACAGTCTTGCGCAACAGGCGCAGTTGGGCGTCGTCGGGCGCGATCCGCGCTGGGCGATTGCGTTCAAGTTCCCGGCGCGGGAAGCGGTCTCACGCCTGATCGATATTGTGGTGAATGTCGGGCGCACCGGCGTGATTACCCCCAATGCGGTGATCGAGCCGGTCAACATCGGCGGTGTGACAGTGCGGAATGCCAGTCTGCACAATGCCGATTACATCGCCGAACGCGACATTCGGATCGGCGATTATGTCATCGTCAAGCGCGCTGGCGACGTGATCCCGTACATTGTCGGACCGATCGTGGCGCGGCGTGATGGCAGCGAACGTCCGTGGCAGATGCCAGCGACATGCCCGGCGTGCGGCACGCCGCTCGAACGCGCCGAGGGCGAGGTGGCGTATCGCTGCCCGAACTTTGGCATCTGCCCGGCGCAGATTACCCGCCGGATCGAACATTTCGTATCACGCGGCGCGATGGATATCGCGGGGATCGGCGAGAAACAGGTGCAACTCTTCGTCGAACGCGGCTGGGTGCAGGATGTCGCCGACCTGTACACGTTGACGCCGGATCATTTTGCAAACGTTGAAGGGTATGGTCCCAAACGGGTCGCCAATCTGCTCAGCGCCATCGCCGGGTCGAAGAATCGCCCGCTCCACCGCCTGATCGTCGGGCTTGGCATTCGCTATGTCGGCGAAGTCGTCGCCCAGATCCTCGCCGACCATTTTGGTTCGCTCGATGCGCTGGCAGCCGCTTCTGCCGATGAAATCGATGCCCTGGAGGGCATCGGACCGGCTATCGCCGCAAGTGTTGCGGCATACTTCGCCAGACCCGAAAGCAAAGCGCTGATCGCTAAGTTGAAGCGGGCCGGTGTGCGCACCGAAGCGCAGGAAACGGCGCGCGCGTCGCGCGGGAATGCGCTGGCGGGCAAAACGTTCGTGATCACCGGCACGTTGCCATCGATGTCACGCGAAGAAGCCAGCGCCCTGATTACTGCCCATGGCGGCAAGGTCAGCGGCAGCGTCTCCAAAAAAACCGATTATCTGGTCATCGGCGCAGAACCGGGCGGAACAAAGTTCGCAAAAGCGCAGGAACTTGGCATTCCCATGATCGACGAAGCCGGACTGCTGGCGCTGATCGGATCGGGCAGAACCGCAGACGACCAGGCGACGCCTGCATCGGACAGGCGCGCTGCGACAGCGAGCGTTCCGCCATCAGACGATGCGCCAGGGTCGCCCCGGCAGTTAGATTTTGATCTTACATAA
- a CDS encoding IS110 family transposase, whose amino-acid sequence MASRESLFIGIDVSKQTLDVAFGADPHAPRETIPSTDEGVQLLVTRLQRLQPTLIVLEATGGLERMVFAQLLQAGVPTARVQPRRVRALAHAEGRQAKTDRLDARLLARFAERVRPPHHQATDEQRASLRDLLVRREQLIQMRTAEINRLTAAAPNLRPGIQQHIDWLDQEIRALEQERDNEAERTDEVRRKRELRDSVPGIGAITALNLLLRLPELGTIKRTEAAAVVGVAPYANQSGAQHKPRHISGGRRDVRSVLYMATLAATRRRLVRRAFYQRLCQAGKPRKVAIVAAMRKLLTILGAILRQQKPWDPAVHTSAP is encoded by the coding sequence ATGGCTTCCCGTGAGTCGCTCTTTATCGGCATTGATGTCTCCAAACAGACGCTGGATGTGGCGTTTGGCGCCGACCCGCACGCGCCACGCGAGACGATACCGTCTACCGACGAAGGTGTCCAGCTCCTGGTCACGCGACTCCAGCGCCTGCAGCCGACCCTGATTGTGCTGGAGGCGACCGGCGGGCTGGAGCGCATGGTGTTCGCCCAACTGCTCCAGGCTGGCGTGCCGACGGCGCGGGTGCAGCCACGCCGCGTGCGCGCCCTGGCGCACGCGGAAGGACGCCAGGCGAAGACCGACCGCCTGGATGCCCGGTTGCTCGCCCGCTTTGCCGAACGGGTGCGCCCGCCGCACCACCAAGCGACGGACGAGCAGCGCGCATCCTTGCGCGACCTGCTGGTCCGGCGGGAGCAGTTGATTCAGATGCGGACGGCTGAGATCAATCGGTTGACGGCTGCCGCGCCGAACCTCCGCCCGGGCATCCAGCAGCATATTGATTGGCTGGATCAGGAGATCCGTGCGCTTGAGCAGGAACGCGACAACGAGGCGGAGCGCACCGACGAGGTGCGCCGGAAACGGGAGCTGCGCGACAGCGTGCCCGGCATCGGCGCGATCACCGCACTGAACCTGCTGCTCCGCCTGCCCGAACTGGGGACCATCAAGCGCACGGAAGCGGCGGCCGTTGTGGGCGTTGCGCCGTATGCCAATCAGAGCGGCGCACAGCACAAACCCCGGCATATCTCCGGCGGCAGGAGGGATGTGCGCAGCGTGTTGTACATGGCGACCCTGGCGGCCACGCGGCGCCGTCTGGTCAGGCGCGCCTTCTATCAGCGCCTGTGTCAAGCTGGCAAGCCGCGCAAGGTCGCCATCGTCGCTGCGATGCGCAAGCTGCTGACTATTCTCGGCGCAATATTGCGTCAGCAAAAGCCCTGGGATCCGGCTGTGCATACGAGCGCCCCTTGA
- a CDS encoding FeoB small GTPase domain-containing protein, producing MTTRTPPADPCATCPAYAHLERMGIKMDTFDRVVALAGNPNTGKSTLFNTLTGLKQHTGNWPGKTVTRAEGGYQFNGVRYKLVDLPGTYSLLSTSQDEEVARDFLLFGQPDCTIVVTDATALERNLNLVLQVLEITDKAVVAVNLMDEARRKGIEVDTRVLSRDLGVPAVPISARNGEGIMTLLSTVADVIEGRIATSPRRVEGTPAFQKAIRELTPLIEQLAPGIPNARWLAIRLLEGDVRVQHAIRSGELADIVRRQRSPEERLSSTMAVVGRQ from the coding sequence ATGACGACACGAACGCCGCCTGCCGATCCGTGTGCGACCTGCCCGGCGTATGCGCATCTGGAGCGGATGGGCATTAAGATGGATACATTCGACCGGGTGGTGGCGCTTGCCGGCAATCCCAACACCGGCAAGTCCACCCTCTTCAATACCCTGACCGGGTTGAAACAGCATACCGGCAACTGGCCCGGTAAGACCGTCACGCGCGCCGAGGGGGGGTATCAGTTCAACGGCGTCCGGTACAAACTGGTCGATCTGCCGGGGACCTATTCGCTCCTCTCCACATCGCAGGATGAGGAGGTGGCGCGCGATTTTCTGCTGTTCGGTCAACCAGATTGCACGATTGTGGTCACCGATGCGACGGCGCTCGAACGCAATCTGAATCTGGTGTTGCAGGTGCTGGAAATCACCGATAAGGCGGTAGTAGCGGTGAACCTGATGGACGAGGCGCGCCGGAAGGGAATTGAGGTGGACACACGTGTGCTCAGTCGTGATCTGGGTGTGCCAGCCGTGCCAATCTCCGCCCGCAACGGTGAGGGTATTATGACGCTTCTCTCAACTGTTGCCGATGTTATCGAAGGGCGCATCGCCACCAGTCCGCGTCGGGTTGAGGGAACGCCTGCGTTTCAAAAGGCGATCCGCGAACTGACGCCGCTGATCGAGCAACTGGCGCCCGGTATTCCAAATGCGCGCTGGCTCGCCATTCGCCTGCTTGAAGGCGACGTGCGGGTGCAGCACGCGATCCGCAGCGGTGAACTGGCGGATATTGTCAGGCGGCAGCGATCGCCGGAAGAACGATTGAGCAGCACGATGGCTGTTGTCGGGAGGCAATGA
- a CDS encoding nucleoside recognition domain-containing protein: MMATPEDVLARAEALRNSLPSGFRDEVVQSLYAEAERIAHRAVKAAADRKYDLDQRIDRLVTAPVSGLLIMLLLLTVVIWMTVAGANVFSEMLAAVLFGFGDWARALFVSWGVPWWITGFIWDGVYLCLAWVVSVMFPPMAIFFPAFTLLEDLGYLPRVAFNLDWLFKKAGAHGKQSLTMMMGFGCNAAGVVATRVIDSPRERLIAILTNNFVPCNGRFPTLIMLATVFVAAGFSGVTASFIAAGAVVGVVLIGVAFTFFMSWLLSRTVLKGEASAFTLELPPYRRPNVLRILYTSLIDRTIFVLWRAMLTAAPAGAVIWLLANIPFGDANLAIAIAGWLDGFGRIFGLDGVILLAYIIAIPANEIVVPTMMMMYTGASTMVEGPGSSEAIRALLVEQHGWSLLTAVNLMLFSLLHNPCGTTILTIYKETRSYKWAAMSVVITLGMAFLVTFITASLARLIAHLV, translated from the coding sequence ATGATGGCGACACCGGAGGATGTCCTTGCCAGAGCCGAGGCGCTGCGCAACAGCCTGCCATCCGGGTTCCGCGACGAGGTGGTGCAATCGCTCTACGCGGAAGCGGAGCGCATTGCGCATCGCGCCGTCAAAGCCGCTGCTGATCGGAAGTACGATCTCGATCAGCGGATTGATCGCCTGGTGACTGCGCCGGTCAGCGGCTTGCTGATCATGCTGTTGTTGCTCACCGTCGTTATCTGGATGACCGTTGCGGGCGCAAATGTTTTTTCAGAGATGCTAGCTGCCGTCCTGTTCGGGTTTGGCGATTGGGCGCGCGCGCTGTTCGTCAGCTGGGGAGTTCCGTGGTGGATCACCGGCTTTATCTGGGACGGCGTCTATCTCTGTCTGGCGTGGGTTGTATCGGTGATGTTCCCGCCGATGGCGATCTTCTTTCCGGCGTTCACGCTGCTGGAAGACCTTGGATACCTGCCGCGCGTGGCGTTCAACCTCGACTGGCTGTTCAAAAAAGCAGGCGCCCATGGCAAGCAGTCGCTCACGATGATGATGGGGTTCGGGTGTAACGCAGCTGGCGTGGTGGCGACACGGGTGATCGACTCGCCGCGTGAGCGGTTGATCGCCATCCTGACGAATAATTTCGTTCCGTGCAACGGGCGCTTCCCGACGCTGATCATGCTGGCGACTGTCTTTGTGGCGGCTGGTTTTAGCGGTGTGACCGCCTCGTTCATCGCTGCTGGCGCGGTAGTGGGGGTCGTGTTGATCGGCGTGGCATTCACATTCTTCATGTCGTGGCTGCTGTCGCGAACAGTGCTCAAAGGGGAAGCTTCCGCCTTTACGCTCGAACTCCCGCCCTATCGCCGCCCGAACGTCCTGCGCATTCTGTACACATCGCTGATCGACCGGACGATCTTTGTACTCTGGCGCGCGATGCTGACGGCAGCGCCAGCGGGTGCGGTCATCTGGCTGCTGGCGAACATTCCGTTCGGTGACGCGAACCTGGCAATCGCCATTGCCGGGTGGCTCGATGGGTTTGGGCGGATCTTCGGTCTCGACGGCGTGATCCTGCTCGCCTACATTATCGCCATTCCCGCCAACGAGATCGTCGTGCCGACCATGATGATGATGTACACCGGCGCCAGCACAATGGTCGAAGGTCCGGGCAGTAGCGAAGCAATTCGTGCGTTACTCGTGGAGCAGCACGGATGGTCGCTGCTGACGGCGGTGAACCTGATGCTCTTCTCGTTGCTCCACAATCCGTGCGGCACGACGATCCTCACAATCTATAAGGAAACCCGTTCGTATAAGTGGGCGGCGATGAGTGTGGTGATTACGCTGGGGATGGCATTTCTGGTAACGTTCATCACAGCCAGTCTGGCGCGCCTGATAGCACATCTGGTATAA
- a CDS encoding nucleotidyltransferase domain-containing protein translates to MATVMLRLDDLTTLRTILRRFPAVRQARIFGSRATGHTRRASDIDLAISAPDISAAEWHDLCEALECAPIIYELDIVREEDVIDEQLRAAIQRDGIVVYRSDE, encoded by the coding sequence ATGGCAACGGTCATGCTGCGCCTCGACGACCTGACCACTCTGCGCACCATTTTGCGTCGGTTTCCGGCGGTCAGGCAGGCGCGCATCTTCGGGTCGCGCGCTACCGGCCACACCCGCCGCGCATCTGATATCGACCTGGCAATTTCTGCGCCGGACATCAGTGCGGCTGAGTGGCACGATCTGTGCGAGGCGCTCGAGTGCGCACCGATCATCTATGAACTGGATATTGTGCGGGAAGAAGATGTGATCGATGAGCAATTGCGCGCTGCCATTCAGCGTGACGGGATCGTGGTGTATCGTTCAGACGAGTAG
- a CDS encoding nucleotidyltransferase substrate binding protein, whose translation MSRERFIERQRQVREAAARLAEAVAQPETDIARDATIKRFEFTFEVAWKALRLFLEHQGHECNSPRSTIKTAFVEGLIATPEEADVWLRMLEDRNLTSQTYNEALARRTYNAIVEEYAVRLSAMATTIQSLAWE comes from the coding sequence ATGAGCAGAGAACGTTTCATTGAGCGTCAGAGGCAGGTTCGAGAGGCTGCTGCCCGTCTCGCTGAGGCAGTGGCTCAACCCGAAACCGACATAGCGCGTGATGCAACGATCAAGCGCTTCGAGTTTACCTTTGAAGTCGCCTGGAAAGCGCTGCGACTCTTCCTTGAGCATCAGGGGCACGAATGCAACAGTCCACGCAGCACCATCAAAACGGCATTTGTTGAGGGACTGATTGCAACACCGGAAGAGGCTGATGTCTGGTTGCGGATGCTCGAAGACCGCAATCTGACGAGTCAAACGTATAACGAGGCGTTAGCGCGCCGCACCTATAATGCTATCGTTGAGGAGTATGCGGTCAGGCTGAGCGCGATGGCAACAACAATACAGAGCCTTGCATGGGAGTGA
- a CDS encoding alpha/beta fold hydrolase, whose amino-acid sequence MAGHLPDPVERLFDPLSYAMVPLVDGLARHALERLGAFEQTRRINGVPIHYYLIPCRRLAPLPVLFIHGMGDSAVTWSLVAPLVARRHDAFLIDLPGYGLSGLPPGKSFASIADMTAIVSAFVRDVIARPTLLVGNSMGGWIAIRVAETHPDMVRGVVLMNAGGALLDGHRSWDPFIELLSPADAHQARQVARMVFGAIPPPVRELSARGMINLFARQVVRDFISATDEHDFLNADELRQVPTPTALLWGERDRFLPPGSFEFFCNHLSQPYTRVLKHCGHLPQRERPLATARFIKHFAQRIAPAVQPEN is encoded by the coding sequence ATGGCCGGTCATCTTCCTGATCCAGTCGAGCGCCTGTTCGATCCCCTTTCTTACGCGATGGTGCCGCTGGTTGACGGGCTGGCGCGCCACGCACTCGAGCGCCTGGGCGCCTTCGAACAGACGCGGCGCATCAACGGGGTTCCGATCCACTACTATCTGATACCATGTCGCCGGCTGGCGCCGTTGCCGGTGCTCTTCATTCACGGTATGGGCGATAGCGCCGTCACCTGGAGCCTGGTTGCACCGCTCGTCGCTCGCCGCCACGATGCCTTCCTGATCGACCTGCCCGGCTATGGTCTCTCGGGCCTGCCGCCGGGGAAATCGTTCGCCTCGATCGCCGATATGACCGCGATTGTCAGCGCTTTTGTGCGCGATGTCATCGCCCGACCGACACTGCTCGTCGGTAATTCGATGGGCGGGTGGATCGCAATACGGGTTGCGGAAACGCACCCCGATATGGTGCGTGGCGTTGTGTTGATGAATGCTGGCGGGGCGCTGCTGGACGGTCATCGCTCATGGGACCCGTTCATCGAACTGTTATCGCCAGCCGATGCGCATCAGGCGCGGCAGGTGGCGCGGATGGTCTTCGGCGCAATTCCGCCGCCGGTCAGAGAACTCAGCGCGCGCGGCATGATCAATCTCTTTGCGCGGCAGGTGGTGCGCGACTTTATCAGTGCCACCGATGAGCATGACTTCCTGAACGCTGACGAACTGCGCCAGGTGCCGACGCCAACCGCGCTGCTGTGGGGAGAGCGTGATCGCTTCCTGCCACCCGGTTCCTTCGAGTTCTTCTGCAACCATCTGTCCCAACCGTATACGCGCGTGCTTAAACATTGCGGTCACCTCCCGCAACGCGAACGTCCGCTGGCGACGGCGCGCTTCATCAAGCACTTTGCACAGCGTATCGCTCCTGCTGTACAACCGGAGAACTGA